The following proteins are encoded in a genomic region of Brachionichthys hirsutus isolate HB-005 chromosome 14, CSIRO-AGI_Bhir_v1, whole genome shotgun sequence:
- the LOC137903859 gene encoding CD276 antigen-like yields MSVIHTWACFLICISFATQDKSPDVAVTCLVLEDCLLPCRFPPASKETIEWFKKDEAVYKIEREDDDDEDEDDDSSEEQNERKQLDGRFSVFLPLIARGNATLLLRKSRLKDRGTYRCHVSTLKGVHDAKVILKVEAPITGLSLAMSRLSGYEEMKCTVRDVFPAPRVTWATQPPTLENLRPVTRMLANKDGLYTVDSRLRRMNGKPDLIYICKVATSYGGPAWTTSLREREIMGNQGKDLTIPCYAPPYMNNPLLHWSFSNRGDPAHILTYDSQTGHAVSSPPWETHVELDGFRVPFGDGSLRLMDPKRLEHTGKYTCVFSMPHHTHTERTDVVISSPGAQRSISEASSYWWVVGLVIAVLVLALLGMLAYLTLRGKTSKHRKDGEEATELRLVRDSKADNNPQESRPLTESGSRGQSGLRTGSQLA; encoded by the exons ATGTCTGTGATACACACCTGGGCCTGCTTCCTCATCTGTATCAGCTTCGCCACACAGGACAAAAGTCCCG ACGTCGCCGTGACGTGCTTGGTTCTCGAGGACTGCCTGCTCCCCTGCCGCTTCCCGCCGGCCAGCAAGGAGACCATTGAGTGGTTCAAAAAGGACGAGGCGGTTTACAAGATTGAGCGggaagacgacgacgacgaagacgaagacgacgaCAGCAGTGAAGAGCAGAACGAGCGCAAGCAGCTCGATGGCcgcttttctgttttcttacCACTGATCGCCCGTGGCAACGCCACACTGCTGCTCAGGAAGAGTCGCCTCAAGGACAGGGGCACGTACAGGTGTCACGTGAGCACCTTGAAGGGCGTACACGACGCAAAGGTCATCCTGAAGGTGGAAG CGCCCATCACAGGCCTGTCTTTGGCGATGTCGAGGCTGAGCGGCTACGAGGAGATGAAGTGCACCGTCCGCGATGTCTTCCCAGCTCCCCGGGTAACCTGGGCGACCCAACCGCCCACGTTAGAGAACCTCCGCCCGGTAACGCGCATGCTGGCCAACAAGGACGGGCTGTACACAGTCGACAGCCGCCTCAGGAGGATGAATGGAAAGCCCGACCTCATCTACATCTGTAAAGTCGCCACCTCTTACGGGGGTCCGGCGTGGACCACGTCACTCAGGGAAAGAG AAATAATGGGAAATCAAGGGAAAGATCTCACCATACCCTGCTACGCCCCTCCTTACATGAACAACCCCTTACTCCACTGGAGTTTCTCCAACAGAGGGGACCCGGCCCACATCCTCACCTACGACAGCCAGACGGGGCACGCCGTCTCCTCGCCGCCCTGGGAAACCCACGTGGAGCTGGACGGCTTCAGGGTCCCGTTTGGAGACGGCTCTTTGCGACTGATGGACCCCAAGCGCTTGGAGCACACGGGCAAATACACCTGCGTGTTCTCCATGCCGCACCACACTCACACGGAACGGACCGACGTCGTCATCAGCAGCCCTGGGG CTCAGAGAAGCATCTCAGAAGCCTCTTCGTACTGGTGGGTTGTCGGTCTGGTGATCGCGGTGCTGGTCCTCGCTCTGCTGGGAATGCTGGCCTACCTGACGCTGAGAG GAAAGACCTCGAAGCACAGAAAAGATGGCGAGGAGGCGACAGAGCTCCGTTTAGTCAGAG ACTCTAAAGCTGACAACAACCCGCAGGAGAGCCGCCCTTTGACTGAGAGCGGCTCCAGAGGACAATCAGGCCTCCGGACTGGTTCCCAGTtagcctga